Part of the Halopenitus persicus genome is shown below.
TCGGGAAACGCCTCGAGCCGTGCCGCCGACAGCGTGTACAGCGCGTACTCCCGGTCCAGCCTGACCGTTCGGTCCTCCTCGATCCAGCTGTGTATCCGGTCGTCCGTCGAGGCGATCCGGGACCGTTCGGCCGCGATGAAATCGCCGCCGACGGTCGGATCGGCGGCCGAGACGGGAAGCTCCTCGAGCGCCGCGACCGCCGACTCGCGGGCCGACCGAACCGTCTCGGGCGTCGCCTCGCGGTGTCCTCCCTCCTCGATGGTCGTTCGAACGCGATCGAGTGCCCGCCGGTTGACGTCGAGCTCGAGGGCGGTCGCAAGCGACCGGCCGAGTCGGCGCTGCTCCTCGAACAGGGTTTCGTGCAGGTGCGAAACCACCCGGACGCCATCGAGCATCAGCTCCCGGGCCGGGCGCGCGTCGGTCTCGATCAACTCGCGGGGATCGCTCGTCTCGTCGGTTGGATACTCGGCCGCCCGAAGGTCCTCGCGGGCGGTTTCGAGCGCCTCCGTGAACCGCCCCTCGTAGTCGGTGGGCGAGTCGTCGCCGGCACCAGCGTCGCCGGCATCAGCATCGTCGCCGGCATCGTCGCCGTCGGCCTCGGCACGCTCGCGGTGGCGCGCCGACAGGTGATCGAGGGCTGCCAGCCGCGAGACGGCGCGTTCGACCTGCCCGGCCAGCTCGCCGACCCACAGCGCGTGCCCCTCGGGCGCGGCGTGGTGATGCGTGGGGCGATCGAGATCGGTGCGGGCGCGATCGAGGAGACTCTCGAGGCGGACGGCGGTCAGCAGGGTTCGATGCGGGTCGACTCCCGCATAGGTGAGCGCGTCCGCACCGGTCGCGAGTCGATCGCGTGCCGCGGAGTGGGCATCCTCGACCGCGGACCGCCGCTCCGTCGTCGATCCGACGGCGGCGACCGCCTCGGCGGCGCTCCGGGCGCTCCCGCGGGGGCCGTGTGACTCCGCCAGCGCGCGAGCGGCGGTCGGCGCGTCCGTGACGTCCTCGAGGCCACGAGCAGCCCGGTCGCGAAACCGCTCGATCTCCCGGCGAGCGGCGCCGTTCGGGACGTCGGCTGCGGTGAGCGGGTCCGGAACGTCGGCCAGCAGCGCGTCGATGCGGTCGGCCGTCCCGGCGACCGCCTCCGTGCTCGGCTGGACCGGTTCCGGCTGCGGCGGCGTCTCGATGGCGGACTCGACCGTCCCCTCCAGCGCCGCGGTATCGTACGTCGGGCGAGCGTCCTCGCCGCGGTCGAGGACGTCAAGACAGCCGGCCGACGCGAGCGTCAGCCCGGCACCGATCGCTCCGAGAACCGACCGACGTGACCGGTTCACGCGTCGCCACCTCCGCTCGGTCCGGCCGAGTCGACCGATTCGAATCGGCAGTTCGAGCTGGTTCCGAGCCCCATCCCGGAGGGTGACGTCTCGTAGGGCTGCGGGACGCGCAGCGCGGTCACGAGCAGGTGGCGGTCGTCCACCTCGCAGGCCGCGTCCGCCGGCCGAAGCCGACGACAGCGGCTGGCGTGAAACGCGTCGTCCTCGAGCTCGACGTACTCGGTCGAGAGCGCGTCACAGGCCGGGATCGGTTCCTGGATCAGAACGGCCGACTCGGACTCGAAGTCGGTCGCGGCCAGGAAGGACCGGAGGTCGTCGACGCCTTCGGGTTCACGGTCGAACCGCAGTCGGTCGAGGTGGGCATCCTCGAGGATGAACCACATCCGGTTCCGGAGCCCCCGGTTCTCGAGATCCGGCGTCGGGGTGGCGGTGGAGGCACCCGGGTCGGTCGTCTCCACACCGCCGTCCGGATCCGCCGGATCGAACCCGAACGGGATGATCGGATCGAGCGACGTGTCGCGAAGCGTCTCGACCGCGAAGTCGGTCGTGGCCGATTCGGGCGGATACGAGGGGTCGTCGTTGACGGTCCGGCTCGTGGAGGTGCTCCCGTCGAGACACCCGGCCGCGGCGCTCGCCAGGAGGGCGGCGCCCGCGGCGAGGAGGGATCGCCGGGACCGGTGGAGGGCGGGCATACAACCGGCTGGTCGGTGCCACACCAAATAGGTTGGGAACCGGCCCGACTCGCGACGACCACTTTTAGTCGATGGCGCCGACAGGGGCGGTATGAGCGACGAGCGGGATCGAAACGACGACGAAGCCCCGTCGCAGTCCGCGGATCCGGCCGAGAAGCCGTCCCGATACGCGGACCCGGACGAGAACCCTTACGTACGGGACCCGCCGACCGAGTTCGCGGACGTCGCCGGACTCGATGCGTCGACGGCCCGGGAGCAGGCCGATCGCCTCCGTGCGGCGATCCGCGAACACGATTACCGATACTACGTCGAGGCGGACCCGATCGTCTCGGACGCGACCTACGACGCGCTCTTCGACCGGCTCCTGGCCCTCGAGGAGGCGTTCGACCTCCGGACCGCGGACTCCCCGACCCAGCGCGTCGGCGGGGAGCCGGTCGACCACCTCGAGGCAGTCGAGCACGCCGCGCCGATGCTCTCCATCGACCAGACGACCGACTCCGACGACGTTCGGGAGTTCGACGAGCGCGTGCGGCGGGAGCTCGCGGAGGCGGGGTTCGATGACGTCGACGCCGATGCCGATGCCGGGGGCCTCGAGTACGTCTGCGAGCCCAAGTTCGACGGTCTCTCTGTCGAGATCGTCTACGAGGACGGCGAATACGTTCGCGCGGCGACCCGGGGTGACGGGACGACCGGCGACGACGTGACCGAGCAGGTGGCGACGATCCGTGCGGTCCCGGGCCGGCTCCGCGGAGCGCCTGCCGACGTTCCGTCGACGCTCGCCGTCCGCGGGGAGGTCTACATTCCGCGTGACGCCTTTCAGGAGCTGAACCGCGAGCGCCAGGAGCGCGGCGAGGAGCCGTTCGCGAACCCCCGGAACGCCGCGGCCGGAACGCTGCGACAGCTCGACCCCTCGGTCGTCGCCGACCGGCCGCTCAGCGTCTTCTTCTTCGACGTCCTCGAGTGGACCGACCCCGGGATCGAACGGCCGACGACCCACTGGGCGGAACTCGACGCGCTCGAGGGCTTCGGGCTGCGCCGGAACGACCGAGCCGAGATCGTGACCGACGTCGAGGACGCGATCGACTACCGCGACCGGACCGCCGCGGTCCGCGACGATCTCGAGTACGAGATCGACGGGATCGTGATCAAGGTGAACGATCTGGTGGCGTGTGAATCGCTCGGGACCACGTCCCGCTCGTACCGCTGGGCGTTCGCCTACAAGTTCCCGCCGCGGACCGAGACGACGACGATCGAGGAGATCGTCGTTCAGGTCGGGCGGACGGGGCGGTTGACGCCGGTCGCCCTCCTCGACCCGGTCGACGTCGGCGGCGTCACGGTCTCGCGGGCGACGCTGCACAACCCCGCCGAGATCGAGACGCTGAACGTGAACGTGGGGGATCACGTCCGGGTGTATCGCGCCGGCGACGTCATCCCGTACGTCCCGGCGGTCGTCGAGAAGCGGTCCGACGGCCCCTACGAGTTCCCGAAGACCTGCCCGGTCTGTGACTCGCCGGTCGAACGCGACGGCCCGCTGGCGTACTGCACCGGTGGACTCGGCTGTCCGGCCCAGCTCGAGCGCGCGATCGAACACTGGGCGCGACGCGACGCGCTCGACATCGAAGGGGTGGGTCCCGAAACGGTCGAGCAGCTCCGGGCGGCGGGACTGGTCGAGTCGTTGCCGGATCTCTACCGACTCGATCGTGAGGAGCTCGCGGCGCTGGAGGGTTTCGGCGAGACGAGCGCCGAAAACCTCCTCGCGGAGCTGGACGCGAGCAAAAACCCGCCGCTGCCGGAGTTCCTTGCCGCCCTCGGGATCCCGGACGTGGGCGCTGCGACCGCCCGGAACCTCGCCGAGCGGTTCGGCACGCTCGATGCGCTCCTGGAGGCGTCCGAGGATGACCTCCAGGCCGTCGCGGACGTCGGCGAAACCGTCGCCGGCGAGATCCGGGAGTTCCTCGACGGAGAGCGAAACCGCGAGACGATCGCCGAGCTCCGCGAGCTGGGCGTGGATCCCGAACCGTACGAAAGCGAGGCCGGCGACGCGGAGCTCGACGGACTCACGTTCGTGTTCACGGGCGCGCTGTCGGTCCCGCGAAGCGAGGCGCGGACGGTCATCGAGCGCCACGGCGGTACCGCGACCGGGAGCGTCTCCGGCAACACGGACTACCTCGTGGTCGGGGACGACCCCGGCCGGAGCAAACGGCGGGACGCCGAGGACCACGGCGTCGAAACGATCGACGAGGCGGGTCTTGCGGACCTCCTGGCCGACCACGGGATCGAGTGGCCCCCGGGATCGTGAGCGCAGCGAACACCCTCCCCGTCTCGCGAGCGCAGCGAACACCCTCCCCGTCTCGCGAGCGCAGCGAACACCCACAACCCTTTATCCGAACGGGCGGAACCGGGGCGTATGACAGCCATCGAGCTCTCCGGGGTGACGAAACGGTTCGGGGAGTTGACAGCGGTCGACGACCTCGACCTCGCGGTGGAGGAGGGCGACGTGTTCGGCTTCCTCGGCCCGAACGGGGCGGGCAAGTCGACGACGATCAACGTCCTGTTGGATTTCGTCCGGCCGACGTCGGGGTCGGTCCGCGTTCTGGGCCACGACGCCCAGCGGGACGGCGTCGCGGTGCGGGAGCGGACCGGAGTGCTCCCGGAGGGGTTCGACGTCTACGACCGGCTGACCGGACGGCAGCATATCGAGTTCGCGGTCGAGTCGAAGGACGTGGACGACGACCCGGACGCGATCCTCGATCGGGTGGGGATCGCCGGAGACGGCGGCCGAAAGGCCGGCGGCTACTCGAAGGGGATGCGCCAGCGGCTGGCGCTCGGGATGGCGCTCGTGGGCGATCCGGACCTGCTGATCCTCGACGAGCCGTCGTCGGGGCTCGACCCAGCCGGCGCGAAGGAGATGCGTGAGATCGTCCGCGAGGAGGCCGCGGACGGGACGACCGTCTTCTTCTCCTCGCACGTGCTCGGACAGGTCGAGGCCGTCTGTGACCGCGTCGGGATCCTCCGCGACGGCCGACTCGTGGCCGAGGACTCGATCGACGGCCTGCGGGAGGCCGTCGGCGGCGACGAGACGCTCATCGTCACCGTCGACGCGGCCACGACCGAGGACCTCGAGGGCGTTCGCGCGATCGACGGCGTCGCCAGCGCCGAGACGGACGGCGGGACCGTCCGCGTGAGCTGTGACAGCGGCGTGAAGACGGACGTGATCGGCGCTCTCGAGGGGGCCGGGGTGACGGTGCAGGACTTCACGACCCAGGAGGCCTCGCTGGAGGACCTGTTCATCGCCTACACCGAGGGGGAGGTGGCCGAATGAGCTACCGCGCGGTCGCCCGCAAGGACTTCCGGGACGCGGTCAGATCCCGGTGGATCTGGGTGCTCTCGGCGCTGTTCATCGTGGTGTTCGCCGGGCCGGCTCTGCTGCGGTTCACGCTCGGGATCGGACTCGGCGACACCAACGAGGCGACCGGGATCACGGTGCTTTTCATCCAGTTCATGAAGGAGGGGACCGCGATACTCGTGCCGATCATCGCGATCGTCGTCGGCTACGCGTCGATCACGCGCGAGCGCGAGAGCGGCACGTTGAAGCTCCTGTTGTCGCTGCCGCACTCCCGTGGAGACGTCGTGCTCGGGAAGGTGCTCGGCCGGTCGGCGGTCGTCGCGCTGCCGATCGCGATCGGCTTCCTCGTGGCCGGAATCGTCCTGATCCCGGCCACGAGCGGGGGGGCCGTGAGCCGGTTCGTCGCGTTCGCCCTGTTGACGGTCGTGCTCGGCGTCGTCTTCGTCGGACTGGCGGTGGGGATCTCGGCGGCCTCCGAGACCGACCGGCAGGCGATGGTCGGATCGGTCGGGCTGTTCCTGCTCACCAGCCTCTTTTGGGGGACCGCATCGGGCCGGATCGCCTCGGCGCTCAACGAGTACGCCGGCGTGAGCGTCCAACAGCAGTACCTGGTCGAGCTCGGGCTCAAGGTCGTCAACCCGGTGGCGGCCTACAAGACGCTGGTCGACTCGCTGGTCTACGCGAGCCAGATGGAGGCCCGCCAGCAGCTGTTCGG
Proteins encoded:
- a CDS encoding ABC transporter permease subunit; translation: MSYRAVARKDFRDAVRSRWIWVLSALFIVVFAGPALLRFTLGIGLGDTNEATGITVLFIQFMKEGTAILVPIIAIVVGYASITRERESGTLKLLLSLPHSRGDVVLGKVLGRSAVVALPIAIGFLVAGIVLIPATSGGAVSRFVAFALLTVVLGVVFVGLAVGISAASETDRQAMVGSVGLFLLTSLFWGTASGRIASALNEYAGVSVQQQYLVELGLKVVNPVAAYKTLVDSLVYASQMEARQQLFGFFLFFDPAAAEALGDELPVVFTDPVIAALLASWFVVPVYIGMTVFERVDL
- a CDS encoding ABC transporter ATP-binding protein, whose amino-acid sequence is MTAIELSGVTKRFGELTAVDDLDLAVEEGDVFGFLGPNGAGKSTTINVLLDFVRPTSGSVRVLGHDAQRDGVAVRERTGVLPEGFDVYDRLTGRQHIEFAVESKDVDDDPDAILDRVGIAGDGGRKAGGYSKGMRQRLALGMALVGDPDLLILDEPSSGLDPAGAKEMREIVREEAADGTTVFFSSHVLGQVEAVCDRVGILRDGRLVAEDSIDGLREAVGGDETLIVTVDAATTEDLEGVRAIDGVASAETDGGTVRVSCDSGVKTDVIGALEGAGVTVQDFTTQEASLEDLFIAYTEGEVAE
- the ligA gene encoding NAD-dependent DNA ligase LigA, with the translated sequence MSDERDRNDDEAPSQSADPAEKPSRYADPDENPYVRDPPTEFADVAGLDASTAREQADRLRAAIREHDYRYYVEADPIVSDATYDALFDRLLALEEAFDLRTADSPTQRVGGEPVDHLEAVEHAAPMLSIDQTTDSDDVREFDERVRRELAEAGFDDVDADADAGGLEYVCEPKFDGLSVEIVYEDGEYVRAATRGDGTTGDDVTEQVATIRAVPGRLRGAPADVPSTLAVRGEVYIPRDAFQELNRERQERGEEPFANPRNAAAGTLRQLDPSVVADRPLSVFFFDVLEWTDPGIERPTTHWAELDALEGFGLRRNDRAEIVTDVEDAIDYRDRTAAVRDDLEYEIDGIVIKVNDLVACESLGTTSRSYRWAFAYKFPPRTETTTIEEIVVQVGRTGRLTPVALLDPVDVGGVTVSRATLHNPAEIETLNVNVGDHVRVYRAGDVIPYVPAVVEKRSDGPYEFPKTCPVCDSPVERDGPLAYCTGGLGCPAQLERAIEHWARRDALDIEGVGPETVEQLRAAGLVESLPDLYRLDREELAALEGFGETSAENLLAELDASKNPPLPEFLAALGIPDVGAATARNLAERFGTLDALLEASEDDLQAVADVGETVAGEIREFLDGERNRETIAELRELGVDPEPYESEAGDAELDGLTFVFTGALSVPRSEARTVIERHGGTATGSVSGNTDYLVVGDDPGRSKRRDAEDHGVETIDEAGLADLLADHGIEWPPGS